Proteins co-encoded in one Vibrio fortis genomic window:
- the cysE gene encoding serine O-acetyltransferase translates to MKHCEQQKVWQCIVKEAREQSEQEPMLASFYHATIINHDSLGASLSYILANKLKTASMPAMAVREVVEQAFAEDQSIIDAAACDICATVTRDPAVEMYSMPLLYLKGYHALQGYRVANWLWRQGRIALATYLQNQISVACQVDIHPAARIGKAIMLDHATGIVIGETAVVENDVSILQDVTLGGTGKEGGDRHPKIREGVMIGAGAKILGNIEVGEGAKIGSCSVVLQAVPAHTTVAGVPAKIVGKPKTDKPSLDMDQGFNGRSQNFIHGDGI, encoded by the coding sequence ATGAAACACTGTGAACAACAAAAAGTCTGGCAATGCATTGTAAAGGAAGCTCGAGAGCAATCTGAGCAGGAGCCTATGCTTGCGAGTTTTTATCATGCGACCATCATCAACCATGACAGTCTCGGTGCTTCGTTAAGTTATATCCTGGCAAACAAACTAAAAACTGCTTCTATGCCAGCGATGGCGGTACGTGAAGTGGTGGAGCAAGCCTTTGCTGAAGACCAATCAATTATTGATGCGGCGGCTTGTGATATTTGCGCAACCGTGACACGAGACCCGGCGGTAGAGATGTACTCTATGCCGTTGCTCTACCTAAAAGGTTATCATGCCCTACAGGGCTATCGCGTCGCAAATTGGTTGTGGCGACAAGGCCGTATTGCTCTTGCTACTTACCTTCAAAACCAGATTTCAGTGGCGTGCCAAGTGGATATCCACCCGGCTGCACGCATTGGTAAGGCAATCATGCTCGACCATGCAACCGGTATTGTGATTGGTGAAACCGCCGTTGTTGAGAACGATGTCTCTATCCTACAAGATGTAACTTTAGGTGGTACAGGCAAAGAAGGTGGCGATCGTCACCCTAAGATCCGTGAAGGCGTAATGATTGGTGCAGGTGCGAAGATCTTGGGTAACATTGAAGTCGGTGAAGGTGCGAAGATCGGATCTTGTTCTGTGGTGCTGCAAGCAGTTCCTGCTCATACTACGGTTGCAGGTGTACCAGCTAAGATTGTCGGTAAGCCGAAAACCGATAAGCCATCCCTGGATATGGACCAAGGGTTTAATGGACGCTCTCAGAACTTTATTCATGGTGATGGGATTTAA